A region of Micromonospora chokoriensis DNA encodes the following proteins:
- a CDS encoding MOSC domain-containing protein yields the protein MRLTAIHTYPVKGCHRLDHDGAFVQPWGLAGDRRWMVVDADGVGVTQRDTTRLVGLRATVRAGGLTLRADGQPDLDVPEPGGGEPVPVRTFRSRAFPVPALPAGPAADDWLGALLGRPVRLVWLARPTRHLAAGSREHDTGDQVSFADAYPLLLTNTASLDALNDWLAEAGEDPVPMTRFRPNLVVDGAPAWAEDDWVGRSLRVGDLRFRAAGPCDRCVVTTTDQETGVRTKEPLRTLGRHRNVKQKLLFGLNLVPVDSGQLTVGDAVVIAP from the coding sequence GTGCGGCTGACCGCGATCCACACGTACCCCGTCAAGGGCTGTCACCGGCTCGACCACGACGGCGCGTTCGTGCAGCCGTGGGGCCTGGCCGGCGACCGGCGGTGGATGGTCGTGGACGCCGACGGCGTCGGCGTCACCCAGCGCGACACCACCCGGCTGGTCGGGCTGCGGGCCACCGTGCGGGCCGGTGGTCTGACGCTGCGCGCCGACGGGCAGCCCGACCTCGACGTGCCCGAACCGGGCGGCGGTGAACCGGTCCCGGTGCGGACCTTCCGCAGCCGCGCGTTCCCGGTCCCGGCGCTGCCGGCCGGCCCGGCGGCCGACGACTGGCTCGGCGCGCTGCTCGGCCGACCGGTGCGGCTGGTTTGGCTGGCCCGACCGACCCGCCACCTGGCCGCCGGCTCCCGCGAACACGACACCGGCGACCAGGTCAGCTTCGCCGACGCCTACCCGCTGCTGCTGACGAACACCGCGTCCCTCGACGCCCTGAACGACTGGCTCGCCGAAGCGGGCGAGGACCCGGTGCCGATGACCCGGTTCCGGCCCAACCTGGTGGTCGACGGGGCACCGGCCTGGGCCGAGGACGACTGGGTGGGCCGGTCGCTGCGCGTCGGCGACCTGCGCTTCCGGGCCGCCGGGCCGTGCGACAGGTGCGTGGTGACCACGACCGACCAGGAGACCGGGGTACGCACGAAGGAGCCGCTGCGCACACTCGGACGACACCGCAACGTCAAGCAGAAGCTCCTCTTCGGCCTCAACCTGGTGCCGGTCGACAGTGGACAGCTGACCGTGGGAGACGCCGTCGTCATCGCCCCCTGA
- a CDS encoding class I SAM-dependent methyltransferase, which yields MDATQLRRAIARTPLAPVAAFPKRLARVARHDAKVLRISARWLVTSREHHNYTYELTKLSRHHLAWFVSVVCDRPVQQVRGWLDEIESDQALRDHIEQTTAGAARRGLADKKVHYARRVGWYAIVRATRPAHIVETGVDKGLGTCVLASALLRNAQEGHPGRVTSLDINPEAGYLARVEPWSEVVDLVIGDSIASIGALDRPVDLFLHDSDHSRAHEKREFDAVEPKLAPGALLLTDNVTSTNVLAEHAERTGRRFLAYRESPANHWYPGDGIGVAW from the coding sequence GTGGACGCTACGCAGTTGCGCCGAGCCATCGCCCGTACCCCACTCGCACCCGTCGCCGCGTTTCCCAAGCGGCTGGCCCGGGTCGCCCGCCACGACGCCAAGGTGCTGCGCATCTCGGCCCGGTGGCTGGTCACCTCCCGAGAGCATCACAACTACACGTACGAGCTGACGAAACTGAGCCGTCACCACCTGGCCTGGTTCGTCAGCGTGGTCTGCGACCGCCCGGTCCAACAGGTCCGGGGATGGCTCGACGAGATCGAGTCCGACCAGGCGCTGCGCGACCACATCGAACAGACCACCGCCGGCGCGGCCCGCCGCGGTCTCGCCGACAAGAAGGTGCACTACGCCCGGCGCGTCGGCTGGTACGCGATCGTTCGGGCCACCCGCCCCGCGCACATCGTGGAGACCGGCGTCGACAAGGGGCTGGGCACCTGCGTCCTGGCCTCCGCCCTGCTGCGCAACGCGCAGGAGGGGCACCCCGGTCGGGTCACCTCGCTGGACATCAACCCCGAGGCCGGCTACCTCGCCCGGGTCGAGCCCTGGTCGGAGGTCGTCGACCTGGTGATCGGTGACTCGATCGCCTCGATCGGCGCACTTGACCGCCCGGTCGACCTGTTCCTGCACGACAGCGACCACAGCCGCGCCCACGAGAAGCGCGAGTTCGACGCCGTCGAGCCGAAGCTCGCCCCCGGCGCGCTCCTGCTCACCGACAACGTCACCAGCACCAACGTGCTCGCCGAGCACGCCGAACGCACCGGCCGCCGGTTCCTCGCCTACCGGGAGAGCCCCGCCAACCACTGGTACCCGGGCGACGGCATCGGCGTGGCATGGTGA